In one Alphaproteobacteria bacterium genomic region, the following are encoded:
- a CDS encoding MDR family oxidoreductase, whose amino-acid sequence MFKAVLVEKSDDGAVSAAVKELDEAQLPADGDVTVAVEYSTVNYKDGLCVTGGGGLVRNFPHVPGIDFAGTVEASDDPRYKPGDKVVLTGWRVGEVWWGGYAQKARVKADWLVPLPDGLTTRRAMAVGTAGFTAMLAVMALEAHGLRPGGAPVLVTGAAGGVGSVATAILANLGYEVAAVTGRPETEDYLKELGASQIVPRDDLAEPSGKPLERETWSGCVDAVGGAMLAKVLTQIVYGGSVASVGLAGGAKLPATVIPFLLRGVNLLGIDSVMRPYDDRVEAWKRVGTDLPMEKLDAMVVEHGLSDVLDLGPAILKGQVRGRAVIDVNA is encoded by the coding sequence ATGTTCAAAGCCGTACTGGTCGAAAAGTCCGATGACGGGGCGGTCTCTGCCGCGGTCAAGGAGCTCGATGAAGCGCAGCTTCCCGCCGATGGGGACGTGACCGTCGCCGTCGAATACAGCACGGTGAACTACAAGGACGGCCTGTGTGTTACCGGAGGCGGCGGCCTGGTGCGGAACTTTCCGCATGTGCCGGGTATCGATTTCGCCGGGACGGTCGAAGCGTCGGACGACCCGCGCTACAAGCCGGGCGACAAGGTTGTCCTGACGGGCTGGCGGGTCGGTGAAGTCTGGTGGGGCGGCTATGCCCAGAAGGCGCGGGTCAAGGCGGACTGGCTGGTGCCGTTGCCTGATGGGCTGACGACACGTCGGGCAATGGCTGTTGGTACCGCCGGTTTTACCGCCATGCTGGCAGTCATGGCACTTGAAGCACATGGCTTGCGGCCCGGTGGTGCCCCCGTGCTGGTCACCGGCGCTGCAGGCGGCGTCGGGTCCGTGGCAACGGCCATCCTGGCCAATCTGGGGTATGAGGTCGCTGCCGTCACCGGACGACCGGAAACGGAAGATTATCTGAAGGAACTGGGGGCATCTCAGATCGTTCCGCGTGACGACCTGGCGGAGCCGTCCGGCAAGCCGCTGGAACGCGAAACCTGGTCGGGTTGCGTGGATGCTGTCGGCGGCGCCATGCTGGCCAAGGTCCTGACACAGATCGTCTATGGCGGTTCCGTTGCCTCTGTGGGGCTGGCCGGAGGCGCCAAGCTTCCTGCCACCGTTATTCCCTTCCTGCTGCGTGGGGTGAATCTTCTGGGGATCGACAGTGTCATGCGACCGTATGACGACCGCGTCGAGGCATGGAAACGTGTCGGAACGGACCTGCCGATGGAAAAGCTGGATGCGATGGTGGTCGAACACGGTCTTTCGGACGTCCTTGATCTCGGGCCCGCGATCCTGAAGGGGCAGGTCCGCGGGCGTGCCGTAATCGACGTGAACGCCTGA
- a CDS encoding response regulator produces MARLDFSKLSVLVVEDSAFMRSIFINVLRALGVERLIIAEDGEQAIKIMAPSQGSKAQMVGMSGIDVVICDYFMPTVDGAMFMRWLRRSERSPDRFLPTIMVSAAADLEVLFTARDAGVDEFLAKPFSADKLAQRLAAVIEHPRPYIYTPRYFGPDRRRRSKPVNSERRVLSKDDIETVYSGKEMSALKNSTKMVWEFRIPRGLKRKLAGASTGDPDEPAFDPGLIEAAEQKIANMEGDYADWVANSIEELTQAHHRALEEPERGVHHLKTINDIAHELRGQGGIFGYPLMTQFGKSLYDVTGDEAQISAPLLDLIDAHIDLIKVVTKQKVKGDGGSVGQQLLKSLSEAKKKFSV; encoded by the coding sequence ATGGCGCGGCTGGATTTTTCTAAGCTTTCGGTTCTGGTGGTCGAAGACAGCGCATTCATGCGCTCTATTTTCATCAACGTCCTTCGGGCCCTGGGGGTGGAGCGTCTGATTATCGCTGAAGACGGCGAGCAGGCGATCAAGATCATGGCGCCGTCGCAAGGTTCCAAGGCGCAGATGGTCGGCATGTCCGGCATCGATGTCGTGATTTGCGACTATTTCATGCCGACCGTCGACGGCGCGATGTTCATGCGCTGGCTGCGGCGATCTGAAAGATCGCCGGATCGGTTCCTGCCGACCATCATGGTCTCGGCCGCGGCGGATCTGGAAGTCCTGTTCACCGCGCGGGATGCCGGGGTGGATGAGTTCCTGGCGAAACCCTTTTCCGCCGACAAACTGGCCCAGCGGCTGGCCGCCGTGATCGAACATCCGCGTCCCTATATCTATACGCCGCGCTACTTCGGACCCGACCGTCGACGCCGCAGCAAACCGGTCAACAGCGAGCGGCGGGTTCTGAGCAAGGACGATATTGAGACCGTCTATTCCGGCAAGGAAATGTCGGCCCTCAAGAACAGCACCAAGATGGTCTGGGAGTTCCGAATCCCCCGTGGTCTGAAGCGAAAACTCGCCGGCGCGTCGACGGGCGATCCGGACGAGCCCGCCTTCGATCCGGGCCTCATCGAGGCCGCGGAGCAGAAGATCGCCAACATGGAGGGCGATTATGCGGACTGGGTGGCAAACTCCATCGAGGAACTGACCCAGGCTCATCACCGGGCGCTGGAGGAGCCGGAGCGCGGCGTTCACCATCTGAAGACGATCAACGATATCGCCCACGAGCTGCGCGGACAGGGCGGGATCTTCGGGTATCCGCTGATGACGCAGTTCGGCAAGTCGCTTTATGACGTTACCGGGGATGAAGCGCAGATATCCGCACCACTACTGGACCTGATTGATGCGCATATCGATCTGATCAAGGTCGTCACCAAGCAGAAGGTGAAGGGGGACGGCGGTTCCGTCGGCCAGCAATTGCTGAAAAGTCTTTCCGAGGCAAAGAAGAAATTTTCGGTTTGA
- a CDS encoding dimethylsulfoniopropionate demethylase → MSAPLLSISRRTRTTPFTRRVAAAGVKAYTVYNHMLLPTVFRSLEEDYHHLREAVQIWDVACERQVEVRGPDAARLVQLLTPRDLSGMQVGQCFYTPMVDETGGMLNDPVTLKLEEDRFWVSIADSDLLLWVKGLAAGMRLDVAVIEPDVSPLAVQGPKAEDTVAAVFGDRVRSIKFFRFEPMLLGDQEYIVARSGYSKQGGFEIYLQDSAHGEALWDAIVEAGAPHDIRAGGPNLIERIEGGLLSYGNDMTRENTPHECGLGRFCQTADAIGCIGRDALIRVIMEGPQRQIRGLRVDARGLPFAVEPWPITVQGQAAGQLTSAAWSPRLETTVAIAMIEREFWDAGTAVTVATPDGPRPAEVVDLPFE, encoded by the coding sequence ATGAGCGCACCGCTGCTTTCCATTTCCCGCCGCACCCGAACGACACCTTTCACGCGCCGTGTAGCTGCCGCCGGGGTGAAGGCCTACACGGTGTACAATCACATGCTTCTGCCCACCGTGTTCCGGTCGCTTGAGGAAGATTATCATCACCTTCGGGAAGCGGTGCAGATCTGGGACGTTGCCTGTGAGCGCCAGGTCGAGGTGCGTGGGCCGGACGCTGCGCGTCTGGTACAGCTTCTGACGCCGCGCGATCTCTCCGGCATGCAGGTTGGTCAATGCTTCTACACGCCGATGGTGGATGAAACCGGCGGCATGCTGAACGACCCGGTAACTCTGAAACTTGAGGAAGACCGTTTCTGGGTCTCGATCGCGGACAGTGACCTTCTGTTGTGGGTCAAGGGGCTGGCCGCCGGCATGCGCCTGGATGTTGCCGTCATCGAACCGGACGTCTCCCCCCTGGCGGTTCAGGGACCAAAGGCGGAGGACACCGTCGCCGCGGTGTTCGGTGACCGGGTTCGGTCGATCAAATTCTTCCGCTTCGAGCCGATGCTGCTGGGCGATCAGGAATACATCGTTGCCCGATCCGGCTATTCGAAACAGGGCGGCTTCGAGATCTATCTGCAGGACAGTGCCCATGGGGAAGCCCTGTGGGATGCGATCGTCGAAGCCGGGGCGCCGCACGACATTCGGGCCGGCGGGCCAAATCTGATCGAGCGGATCGAGGGGGGATTGCTGTCCTACGGCAACGACATGACGCGGGAGAATACCCCCCATGAATGCGGACTGGGTCGCTTCTGTCAGACGGCCGATGCGATCGGCTGTATCGGTCGCGATGCCCTGATCCGGGTGATCATGGAGGGCCCGCAGCGACAGATCCGCGGTTTGCGGGTGGATGCGCGCGGACTGCCCTTCGCCGTCGAACCCTGGCCGATCACGGTACAGGGGCAGGCCGCCGGGCAACTGACGTCCGCGGCTTGGTCGCCACGCCTTGAGACAACGGTTGCCATCGCTATGATCGAACGGGAGTTCTGGGACGCGGGGACTGCCGTCACGGTCGCGACGCCGGACGGTCCGCGCCCGGCGGAAGTGGTCGATCTGCCTTTTGAGTGA
- the ilvC gene encoding ketol-acid reductoisomerase — protein MRVYYDRDADVNLIKTKKVAIVGFGSQGHAHAMNLRDSGVSDIVVALREGSATRKKAEAAGFKCMTASEAAAWADVVMMLTPDELQGDIYRDELHSNMKEGAAICFAHGLNIHFNLIEARADLDVFMIAPKGPGHTVRSEYLRGGGVPTLVAVDRDASGNALEIALSYACANGGGKAGIIETSFKEECETDLFGEQVVLCGGLVELIRAGFETLVEAGYAPEMAYFECLHEVKLIVDLIYEGGIANMNYSISNTAEYGEYVTGPRIITDETKAEMRRVLNDIQTGKFTRDWMLENKVNQTSFKATRRLNDAHPIEEVGEKLRAMMPWISEKALVDKSKN, from the coding sequence ATGCGCGTCTATTACGACCGCGATGCGGACGTTAATCTGATCAAGACCAAGAAGGTCGCCATCGTCGGCTTCGGTAGCCAGGGACATGCCCATGCCATGAACCTGCGGGACAGCGGCGTAAGCGACATCGTCGTCGCGCTGCGCGAAGGCTCCGCCACCCGCAAGAAGGCCGAAGCGGCCGGCTTCAAGTGCATGACCGCGTCGGAAGCCGCGGCCTGGGCCGATGTCGTCATGATGCTGACACCGGACGAACTGCAGGGCGATATCTATCGCGACGAACTGCACAGCAACATGAAGGAAGGCGCGGCGATCTGCTTCGCGCATGGCCTGAACATCCATTTCAACCTGATCGAAGCGCGCGCCGACCTGGACGTCTTCATGATCGCGCCGAAGGGCCCGGGCCACACCGTGCGTTCGGAATATCTGCGCGGTGGCGGGGTCCCGACCCTGGTTGCGGTCGACCGTGACGCCTCCGGCAATGCGCTGGAAATCGCCCTGTCCTATGCCTGCGCCAATGGCGGCGGCAAGGCCGGCATCATCGAGACCTCGTTCAAGGAAGAATGCGAAACCGACCTGTTCGGTGAGCAGGTCGTCCTGTGCGGCGGTCTGGTCGAGCTGATCCGCGCCGGGTTCGAAACCCTGGTCGAAGCCGGCTACGCGCCGGAAATGGCCTATTTCGAGTGCCTGCACGAAGTGAAGCTGATCGTCGACCTGATCTATGAAGGCGGCATCGCGAACATGAACTACTCGATCTCCAACACGGCGGAATACGGCGAATACGTTACCGGCCCGCGGATCATCACGGACGAGACGAAAGCCGAAATGCGTCGGGTGCTGAACGATATCCAGACCGGCAAGTTCACCCGCGACTGGATGCTGGAGAACAAGGTCAATCAGACCAGCTTCAAGGCGACGCGTCGCCTGAACGATGCCCACCCGATCGAGGAAGTCGGCGAGAAGCTGCGCGCCATGATGCCCTGGATTTCGGAAAAGGCTCTGGTCGACAAGTCGAAGAACTGA